From the genome of Biomphalaria glabrata chromosome 1, xgBioGlab47.1, whole genome shotgun sequence, one region includes:
- the LOC106058992 gene encoding ADP-ribosylation factor-like protein 5B produces MGILFSKIWSLFTNEEHKIIIVGLDNAGKTTILYQFLMNEVVHTSPTIGSNVEEVVWKNIHFLMWDIGGQESLRASWTTYYTNSEFIIMVIDSTDRERLSITKEELYKMLAHEDLRKAAVLIYANKQDIKGCMSPAEISQQLNLTAVKDHVWHIQACCGLTGEGLYQGLEWITSHIHRR; encoded by the exons ATgggcattttgttttcaaaaatatgGAGCCTGTTTACAAATGAAg aaCATAAAATTATTATAGTAGGACTTGATAATGCaggaaaaacaacaattttataccaatt CTTGATGAATGAAGTAGTTCATACATCTCCCACTATTGGaagcaatgttgaagaagtggtgtggaaaaatattcaCTTTCTAATGTGGGATATTGGAGGTCAGGAATCTTTGCGTGCTTCTTGGACCACATATTATACTAATTCAGAG TTTATAATAATGGTTATTGATAGTACAGATAGAGAGCGTTTATCTataacaaaagaagaacttTACAAGATGTTGGCCCATGAG GATCTGCGTAAAGCCGCTGTCTTAATTTATGCCAACAAGCAGGATATTAAAGGATGCATGTCCCCGGCTGAAATTTCACAACAGCTGAATCTAACTGCAGTCAAGGATCATGTCTGGCACATACAGGCATGCTGTGGACTCACAGGAGAAGG ATTGTATCAAGGATTAGAATGGATTACTTCCCATATACATCGACGATGA